TCGGTCCGCCGGCGCCAGCCGGCGGTGTGCACTCCGATCAACTCTTTGCCGCGGCGAATGCCCATGCCCAGCTGCACCGTCAGACCGAACGGCGGCGGTTGTGCCGGCAGCAAACCCGGCCCCGATATCCGGCCGACTTCGGCCACGTCGTCGCGTTCTAGCTGCGCCCGCAGCGGCGCCATCGTCGCCGGCGGCACGCGCAGGACCCGGATCACTTGCTGCTCCTCGGGCGTGGTGCCGTGAGCCGCGACCGGCACGTAGGCATCTTCCTCCGGCCGCCACAGCAGGGTGTAGCCGAGATCGCTTTCGAGCACCTCGGCCGTCAGTTGGCATAGCCGTTCGAGAATTACGGGGGTATCGAGCGAGGAGATCAGTTCTTGGCCGACGCGGGCCAACGCCGCCGACACTTCGGCCTCCTCCTGCAGCTGCACCGTCTTCACTTGCAGGGCGGCCTCAGCTCGACGCCGACTGGCTTCGCCCACCTCCGCGCGGTCGCGTTCGTGGCGCGTACGGTCGACCAGGTAGCCGTAGAACGCCGCGGCCGTGAACAGAAATGGAATTCGGATCAGCGAGGGCGACGTCCACAGCGACCAGCTGCCGCCCGTCGCGGTCAAACCGTAGAGGTAGGCAGCGCACACGGCCACGGCGCCGATCGCGATCAGGCGCAGGTTCTCGCCGATCGCCGCCAGCAACAGCACGAAGAAGTAGAGGTAGAAAAACTCCGCCTCGAACCGGCCGCTCTGCAGCAACACCGCGGTGACCCACAACGTATCGCCGATCACCATGCCGATGCCGAACATCAGCGATTTGGTCACCGCCGCCGACAGCTGGGCGATGATTACATTCGAGACCAGTGCGGCCGAGATCAAGAGCATCGCACCGGCCGGCGGCAACAAGAAGTCGCCTTCGACCAGCAGCAAATACGCCGTGGCCGCAATCAGCGTGTAACGAAGCAGTATGAGCGCACGACTGGCCGACAAAATCTCCATTTTCATCCTGCCGCAAATCCAACCCCGCCGCGTCGCCTGCCGCAGCCGGCTACAATCTCACGTTGCACGTCGAGCGACTGCCTCCCCATCAATGCCCCGGTTGCGCTTGCCCTCATCACCACCCGGCAAAACTAACAGTTAATCAAGTCAGTAGTCTAGTGTTACCTAGCTGTCAAGAACAAATATGCCCGCGACGTGTCCAGTAAATTTTGCAACCTCGAAGCCGGCGCGCCGAGAGCATGGTGGCCTGCATAGCGTCTGCGGCCCGCCCAGTCTTATTGCTCGCCGCCACCCGAGACCTGGAAGCAAGATCAGTTGGGCGACGGGCCCCACTCGCTCAGTTCAAGAGACAAACGCCGCGCGGGCGCCAGGCTGCCGTAGGTGCGTTCGAGCACCCGGCGCACGCGGGCCAGCAACTCGGTGCGATCGAAGGGCTTCCCGATGTAGTCGTCGGTACCGGCGAGAAACCCGCGCGCGCGGTGGCGTGGGTCGTCGAGGGCCGTCAGCATCAGAATCGGAATGAAGGCCGTGCGCACATTGGAGCGCAGCTGCTCGCACACCTGGTAGCCGTCCATCTGCGGCATCATGACGTCGAGTAAGATCAGGTCCGGTGGCTGCTGCTCGATGCACGCCAAGGCCTCGGCACCGCTGGCGGCGACCTCGACCGAGATCGGCATTCCGCTACGCTCGAGCGCCAACGACAGCAGCCGCAGAAAATCCGGTTCATCGTCCACCACCAAGGCGTGGAACTGCCGTCCCTCGGCGCTCTTGGGGGTTTGGCGCAGCGTGGCCAAGGCGGGCGCGGGCGCCGCCGGCACCGTAGCCAAGGCGGCTGCGGCAGGCGTTTCCTTGGCAGCCGCGGGTGGGTTTGACGCCGCGCCGCAGTGCGGGCACGCGCGCCACTGCGGTTGCAGCCGGCCGCCGCAGCCACCGCAGTTGGTATGCAACGGCGTTGTACAATTGGGGCAGATGACGTACGAATCCTCGACCGCCTGATGACACACCGGGCAGTGCCTCGCGTCGTCTTCGACATCGACAACTCGGACCATCTCTTCCGCCGTACTGAGACCGGCCAGCACCTTCTGGGCCCCGTCCTCCGCCAGCGTACACATCCCCTCGGCGCGGGCTTGCGTGCGTAGATCGGTTTCCGTCGCTTTGCTTTCGATCAGCGCGGCAATGCGGCGGGTGATCGGCAGCACCTCGAAAGCCGCCATGCGGCCGCTGAAGCCGGTCTTGCGGCACGCGCCGCAGCCACGGCCGCGCCGATACGACGGCGCCCCTGGTGGCAGCCGCAACGCCTTCAGCGCCGCCGGCTCCGGCGTGTACGGCTCGCTGCAATGCTCGCAGGTGCACCGCACCAGCCGCTGCCCCATGATCAGGTGCAGCGACGAGGCCAGCATGAACGGCTCGATGCCCAGATCGATCAGCCGGATGATCGTCGAGACCGAGTCGTTGGTGTGTAGCGTACTGAGGACCAGATGCCCGGTCTGCGCCGCGCGCAGCGCGATCTCGGCGGTCTCGGCATCGCGAATCTCACCCACCAAGATCACGTCCGGGTCTTGCCGCAGAATCGAGCGCAAGGTGCCGGCAAAGGTCAGCCCCTGCTTCTCGTTGACCTCGACTTGGTTCACGCCCCGCAGCTGATACTCGATCGGGTTCTCGATCGTCACCACGTTGCGGGTGGGCGAGATGATCTCGGCGAGCATGCCGTAGAGCGTAGTGGTCTTACCGCTGCCGGTCGGACCGGTCACCAGCACCATGCCCTGCGGCCGGGTAATCGCCTGGCGAATGCAGTCGAGGTCGCGCGGCGACAAGCCGATCGAGGCCAGGCCCCGCGGCGCCGCCGTCGGGTCGAGGATGCGCATCGTGAGCTTTTCGCCGAACTGGGTCGGCAGGCTCGAGACCCGCAAGTCGATCAGCGAGTCGCGGTAACGGATGCGGATGCGGCCGTCTTGCGGAACGCGGCGCTCGGTGATGTCGAGCTTCGCCAGCACCTTGCAGCGGGCGATCAAGGCATCTTGCACCCACTTGGGCAGCCGGAAGGACTCCTCCAGGATGCCGTTGACGCGATAGCGGACCAGCACCCCCGCGGGGCCGGCCTCGATGTGGATGTCGCTGGCCCCGTTGCGAATGCCCTCCACCAGTATCAAGTTGGACAACTTGATTACCGGCGGTAGGGCGGTCTCTCGTATCAGGCTCTGCACGTCGGTGGGATCGTCGGCCAGCTCGGCCACCGGCAACTCGTTGTCGTCAGGGACACCCTGCAGGT
The sequence above is drawn from the Deltaproteobacteria bacterium genome and encodes:
- the tadA gene encoding Flp pilus assembly complex ATPase component TadA, yielding MSGITSADAGLLSFLARAGLLTSDQVHAAEAAIATKSKGMSPVEWAARNNIATEDELAQAIAGRLRLPYVNLAALALDPVVTKMVREDLATRYKVIPLRVAEDRLVIATANPLDREALRAVEFATRRRVQAAVATPTAVRDALQHAYHLDQALNQYLQGVPDDNELPVAELADDPTDVQSLIRETALPPVIKLSNLILVEGIRNGASDIHIEAGPAGVLVRYRVNGILEESFRLPKWVQDALIARCKVLAKLDITERRVPQDGRIRIRYRDSLIDLRVSSLPTQFGEKLTMRILDPTAAPRGLASIGLSPRDLDCIRQAITRPQGMVLVTGPTGSGKTTTLYGMLAEIISPTRNVVTIENPIEYQLRGVNQVEVNEKQGLTFAGTLRSILRQDPDVILVGEIRDAETAEIALRAAQTGHLVLSTLHTNDSVSTIIRLIDLGIEPFMLASSLHLIMGQRLVRCTCEHCSEPYTPEPAALKALRLPPGAPSYRRGRGCGACRKTGFSGRMAAFEVLPITRRIAALIESKATETDLRTQARAEGMCTLAEDGAQKVLAGLSTAEEMVRVVDVEDDARHCPVCHQAVEDSYVICPNCTTPLHTNCGGCGGRLQPQWRACPHCGAASNPPAAAKETPAAAALATVPAAPAPALATLRQTPKSAEGRQFHALVVDDEPDFLRLLSLALERSGMPISVEVAASGAEALACIEQQPPDLILLDVMMPQMDGYQVCEQLRSNVRTAFIPILMLTALDDPRHRARGFLAGTDDYIGKPFDRTELLARVRRVLERTYGSLAPARRLSLELSEWGPSPN
- a CDS encoding GAF domain-containing sensor histidine kinase; the encoded protein is MKMEILSASRALILLRYTLIAATAYLLLVEGDFLLPPAGAMLLISAALVSNVIIAQLSAAVTKSLMFGIGMVIGDTLWVTAVLLQSGRFEAEFFYLYFFVLLLAAIGENLRLIAIGAVAVCAAYLYGLTATGGSWSLWTSPSLIRIPFLFTAAAFYGYLVDRTRHERDRAEVGEASRRRAEAALQVKTVQLQEEAEVSAALARVGQELISSLDTPVILERLCQLTAEVLESDLGYTLLWRPEEDAYVPVAAHGTTPEEQQVIRVLRVPPATMAPLRAQLERDDVAEVGRISGPGLLPAQPPPFGLTVQLGMGIRRGKELIGVHTAGWRRRTEPLTTRQWRIARGISQLASMALANARLVEELERANRLKSDFVASMSHELRTPLNLIIGYNDMLLDGAFGNLAPEQSDTLLRMSKSSHELLDLIEATLDLSRLETRPVALELREVRLGDLVAEVDAETQAWRERPQVQFEWKVAAAGLCLCTDPVKLKMVLKNLIGNAVKFTKQGRISIGAEPRDGGVEIAVSDSGIGIPREAQSIIFEPFRQADRAIGSTYGGVGLGLYIVRRLLDMLGGTIAVESELGLGSTFRVWVPSATASNATRSAA